CCCGCTAGTCCACTTGCAGCAGTGTGACGTCTTTTCCCAGCGTTTCGATGATACCCGCTACTCTGCAGACCGTCACAAAAGGCAGCTGAATGAGTCGTAGGATACGTGCCTCTACCCGGCACGATATCGGCGTAACTGACTCTGGAGGCGGCGGTTTTAATCAGTACCTCGCCGGCCTGGAGCTACGGCGTGGGTAGGGCACTGTGCTACCCCGGTCGGCTGTGTGCGGGAAATTGGAGTGCTTCCACGAGAATGAATGGTTTTGAATGAATTCATTCAAATTGGCCTTCACCATCTGCCTCTTGCTCGCCTCCTCTAAGTATCGTCATTATACCCCCACCGTGCGCGTTTTTACTTGTTGCGAGGAGGTACGGCTGAGGCTGAATAGTCCGCTCGGCACCAGCACATTCGGATATTTTGGGTGCGTGTACACGGTTTGCTGCGGAAGCATGAAAGCGGTAATGATGCGGCTGTCAAACGTTTTTATTTTCAGCAGCTCGTTGCCGCGCACCAAGTTGATAACTGGCTGCGGTTGACCGTTTACCCGAAGGCCATAGTTGGCCCCCAGGCTCTGGAAGAGAACGGTTTCCGGGCTGCCGTACTCATAAATAAATTCAGCACGGGTCATTTTACGTTGGCTGTTCCAGCGCCGCCCTAGCAACAGGAGCCCAATAATAGCCACTCCGATTCCTATGCCCAGCGGCACATTATTATTGGCCCCGCCCATGATGAGAGAAAATAGGAGGGGTAGAAAGATGATTAGGAACAATACGGCTCCTGACTGGGGCTTATAAAAATAACGAATGGCTTCTTTCTGGTCGGGCGACAGCGTGCGCACTGGCACGTCAGCAGAGTAGGCGTTCATAATGAGCAAGAAGACGTTAGGACAGCAACGTGCTCTCTTACGTGCTTTTTTCATTCGTGGTCAAATCTCCATATGCCCCCCGCTAGCCCCGCAAACCCAGCAGCCGCTACCGGGGGCGGCAGCGGCTGGGGAAGCATTCTTATCGGTGCGTAACCAGCAGCGTCCGTGAAAGCTCCACATAAGAGTGGTGAGTAAGCAGCCTCGTCAACTGCGGCAGAAACTGCTGGAACAGCTCTAATAAATCGCTCGTACTGATATTACCAGTAGAAACCAGCAGCAGCTTGTAGGGCTGGCCGTGCAGCAAAAAGCTATTGACAAAATCCGCATCTTTGATAATTACTACGCGCTTTTCATCCATTGACAGGCGGGTAATGCTACCATCCTGCGTGCGGTTAGCGGCCGGCAGGTCCAACGTATGCAGACTATCATAGCCCGCGTGAAA
The genomic region above belongs to Hymenobacter psoromatis and contains:
- a CDS encoding DUF5615 family PIN-like protein, yielding MSQTSPLRVIVDAQLPKQLARFLAFHAGYDSLHTLDLPAANRTQDGSITRLSMDEKRVVIIKDADFVNSFLLHGQPYKLLLVSTGNISTSDLLELFQQFLPQLTRLLTHHSYVELSRTLLVTHR